Proteins co-encoded in one Polynucleobacter sp. MG-6-Vaara-E2 genomic window:
- the atpD gene encoding F0F1 ATP synthase subunit beta: protein MSNGNIVQCIGPVVDIQFPRDKMPNIYDALTLVESGEKSFAEKGLTFEVQQQIGDGVVRAIAMGASDGLRRGMEVKSTGKPISVPVGPATLGRIMDVLGRPIDDAGPIATEERRAIHQPAPKFDELSPSVDLLETGIKVIDLVCPFAKGGKVGLFGGAGVGKTVNMMELINNIAKQHSGLSVFAGVGERTREGNDFYHEMKESNVIDKVAMVFGQMNEPPGNRLRVALTGLTMAEAFRDEGRDILFFVDNIYRYTLAGTEVSALLGRMPSAVGYQPTLAEEMGKLQERITSTKTGSVTSIQAVYVPADDLTDPSPATTFLHLDSTVVLSRDIAALGIYPAVDPLDSTSRQLDPQVVGQEHYEVARAVQMTLQRYKELRDIIAILGMDELSPEDKLAVARARKIQRFLSQPFHVAEVFTGSPGKYVPLKETIRGFKMIVSGELDHLPEQAFYMVGSIDEAIEKAKKL, encoded by the coding sequence ATGAGTAACGGAAATATCGTGCAATGTATCGGTCCAGTGGTGGACATTCAGTTCCCACGCGACAAAATGCCAAACATTTATGATGCGTTGACATTAGTTGAAAGCGGTGAAAAATCATTTGCTGAAAAAGGTTTGACCTTTGAAGTTCAGCAACAAATCGGTGACGGTGTAGTTCGCGCGATTGCCATGGGCGCAAGCGATGGCTTACGTCGCGGCATGGAAGTTAAATCTACTGGTAAACCAATCTCGGTTCCAGTGGGTCCAGCAACTTTGGGCCGCATTATGGACGTTTTGGGTCGCCCAATTGACGACGCAGGTCCAATTGCTACTGAAGAGCGTCGCGCTATTCACCAGCCAGCCCCAAAGTTTGACGAGCTCTCCCCTTCCGTTGACTTGTTAGAAACCGGTATTAAGGTTATTGACTTAGTTTGTCCGTTTGCTAAAGGCGGTAAGGTTGGCTTGTTCGGTGGTGCGGGTGTTGGTAAGACCGTGAACATGATGGAATTGATTAACAACATCGCTAAGCAACACTCTGGTTTGTCTGTGTTCGCCGGTGTAGGTGAGCGTACTCGTGAAGGTAATGACTTCTACCACGAGATGAAAGAATCTAACGTTATCGACAAAGTAGCGATGGTGTTTGGTCAGATGAATGAGCCTCCTGGCAACCGTTTGCGCGTTGCGTTGACTGGTTTGACAATGGCTGAAGCATTCCGTGACGAAGGCCGTGATATTTTGTTCTTCGTTGACAACATCTACCGCTACACATTGGCAGGTACTGAAGTGTCTGCGTTGCTCGGTCGTATGCCTTCTGCGGTGGGTTACCAACCTACTTTGGCTGAAGAGATGGGTAAGTTGCAAGAGCGTATTACTTCTACAAAGACTGGTTCTGTTACTTCTATTCAGGCCGTTTACGTTCCTGCCGATGACTTAACCGATCCATCACCGGCAACCACCTTCTTGCACTTAGACTCCACAGTTGTGTTGTCACGTGACATCGCTGCATTGGGTATTTACCCAGCGGTTGATCCATTGGATTCAACCAGCCGTCAGCTTGACCCACAAGTGGTTGGTCAAGAGCACTATGAAGTGGCTCGTGCTGTACAGATGACATTGCAACGTTACAAAGAATTGCGCGATATTATTGCGATTTTGGGTATGGACGAATTGTCTCCAGAAGACAAGTTGGCTGTGGCTCGTGCTCGTAAGATTCAGCGTTTCTTGTCCCAGCCTTTCCACGTTGCTGAGGTGTTTACTGGTTCACCAGGTAAATACGTTCCATTGAAAGAAACCATCCGCGGCTTCAAGATGATTGTGAGCGGTGAATTGGATCACTTGCCCGAGCAAGCGTTCTACATGGTGGGTTCAATTGATGAAGCCATCGAGAAAGCTAAGAAGCTTTAA